In Blattabacterium cuenoti, the following proteins share a genomic window:
- a CDS encoding RidA family protein, producing MNLKKISIEKIPSYGPYSTCVLCEKFLFISGQIAEKIENDIEIETKNIMENIGIILSENKIGFQNIIKTTIFVKKLNNFEKINKIYSKFFINKNYPARETIQVNGLPKNANIEISMIAFINNE from the coding sequence ATGAATTTAAAAAAAATTTCAATAGAAAAAATTCCATCTTATGGGCCATATAGTACATGTGTACTTTGTGAAAAATTTTTGTTTATTTCCGGACAAATAGCTGAAAAGATAGAAAATGATATAGAAATAGAAACAAAAAATATTATGGAAAATATAGGAATTATATTATCAGAAAATAAAATTGGTTTTCAAAATATTATAAAAACCACAATTTTTGTAAAAAAATTGAATAATTTTGAAAAAATCAATAAAATTTATTCAAAATTTTTTATTAATAAAAATTACCCAGCAAGAGAAACTATTCAAGTAAATGGACTACCTAAAAATGCTAATATAGAAATATCTATGATTGCATTTATTAACAATGAATAA
- a CDS encoding OstA-like protein — protein MNKILFLKNYFLIILLFFLLFINKVFCKNIELIHVDSVQKNEKFLFLIGKIHLKYNEYHIFCDKAIYYKKINKFYGYGKVKLISKKSKIFSKKIEYISRPSSILRFSGRSKLYQKNTKLFAHTINFFLKKKLFQAINHVIFYHNNIKLKTNILEYDLKSKKLFYKNGAFINYNKLNIYSKKGIFYENKKKVELKDGVKIFDKNYIIYSNAIEYSFQKKIINFYTTCIIKKENNKNNLDSSNNFISSKKMSFFLQKKRFIFRENYKIYYNGKVFIGNFLIFDQKKRQISFNHLSLINKNNKKEKFYLLFKKGFGIFDLNKKFLFLKEEPNIDIKYKKSSVSIHADVIKIYVKKNFSYLIHILSVKNFILNKYIKVKCKLLIFDSSKKKIKLFGNPVILIKNEKFDGKNFSIDLSNLIIN, from the coding sequence ATGAATAAAATTCTTTTTCTAAAGAATTACTTCTTGATAATTTTATTATTTTTTTTATTATTTATCAACAAAGTATTTTGCAAAAATATAGAACTTATACATGTTGATTCTGTACAAAAAAATGAAAAATTTCTTTTTTTGATAGGAAAAATACATTTAAAATATAATGAATATCATATTTTTTGTGATAAAGCTATTTATTATAAAAAAATAAATAAATTTTATGGATACGGAAAAGTTAAGTTAATATCAAAAAAAAGTAAAATTTTTTCTAAAAAAATAGAATATATAAGTAGACCATCTTCTATATTACGATTTTCAGGTAGATCAAAATTATATCAAAAAAATACTAAACTATTTGCACATACCATTAACTTTTTTTTAAAAAAAAAATTATTTCAAGCTATTAATCACGTTATTTTTTATCATAATAATATAAAATTAAAAACTAATATTTTAGAATATGATTTAAAATCTAAAAAATTGTTCTATAAAAATGGAGCTTTTATTAACTATAATAAATTAAATATATATAGTAAAAAAGGAATTTTTTATGAAAATAAAAAAAAAGTAGAATTAAAAGATGGAGTTAAAATATTTGATAAAAACTATATTATATATTCCAATGCTATAGAATATTCATTCCAAAAAAAAATAATAAATTTTTATACTACTTGTATAATAAAAAAAGAAAATAATAAAAATAACTTAGATTCAAGTAATAACTTTATATCCTCTAAAAAAATGTCTTTTTTTTTACAAAAAAAAAGATTTATTTTTAGAGAAAACTATAAAATATATTATAACGGAAAAGTTTTTATAGGAAACTTTCTTATTTTTGATCAAAAAAAAAGACAAATATCATTTAATCATTTATCATTGATTAATAAAAATAATAAAAAAGAAAAATTTTATTTATTATTTAAAAAAGGATTTGGAATATTTGATTTAAATAAAAAATTTCTTTTTTTGAAAGAAGAACCAAATATTGATATAAAATATAAAAAAAGTTCAGTTTCTATTCATGCAGATGTTATAAAAATTTATGTAAAAAAAAATTTTTCATATTTAATTCATATATTATCTGTTAAAAATTTTATTTTAAATAAATATATTAAAGTAAAATGTAAATTATTAATATTTGATTCTTCAAAAAAGAAGATTAAACTTTTTGGAAATCCGGTTATTTTGATTAAAAATGAAAAATTTGATGGAAAAAACTTTTCTATTGATCTATCAAATTTAATAATAAATTAA
- a CDS encoding aspartate aminotransferase family protein gives MEIENDFIKYQAQVNPTAMKIIVDHADGNYIYGKNGKKYLDFVAGISVNVLGHGNKKIKKAIKKQVDKYLHTMVYGEFIQEICVTLCKKIANILPFPLENTYLVNSGTEAVEGALKLAKAYTGREQIISCKLSYHGSTQGAMSVMGDENKKIYFRPLIPLVKFINYNNIEELSDSIFEKTACIILETIQCSSGVILPNISFLKKIRDLCNSQGVLMILDEIQTGFGRTGKLFAFEHYGIIPDILIMGKAMGGGMPISGFVSSNKIMKTFCNTIPLGHLTTFGGNAISASASLCTLNQLVNSDLIKKVSMKEKLIRKHLIHEKIKNINGKGLLLSIELKNSNYVRKILEYCLKNGLILFPFLLNKNSLRISPPLTITEKEILKGCSIIIDSLNKVKINN, from the coding sequence ATGGAAATAGAAAATGATTTTATTAAATACCAAGCTCAAGTAAACCCTACTGCAATGAAAATTATAGTAGACCATGCTGATGGTAATTATATTTATGGAAAAAATGGGAAAAAATATTTAGATTTTGTAGCAGGAATTTCTGTAAATGTATTAGGACATGGAAATAAAAAAATAAAAAAAGCTATAAAAAAACAAGTAGATAAATATTTACATACTATGGTTTACGGAGAATTTATACAGGAAATTTGTGTAACATTATGTAAAAAAATAGCGAATATTCTTCCATTTCCTCTTGAAAATACTTATTTAGTAAATTCTGGAACTGAAGCTGTTGAAGGAGCATTAAAATTAGCTAAAGCTTATACAGGAAGAGAACAGATTATTTCTTGTAAATTATCCTATCATGGAAGTACTCAAGGGGCTATGAGTGTTATGGGAGATGAAAATAAAAAAATATACTTTCGCCCTCTTATTCCTTTAGTAAAATTTATTAACTATAATAATATAGAAGAATTATCTGATTCTATATTTGAAAAAACAGCTTGTATTATTTTAGAAACTATTCAATGTTCTTCTGGAGTAATATTACCTAATATCTCTTTTTTAAAAAAAATTAGAGATTTATGTAACTCTCAAGGAGTTTTAATGATACTTGATGAAATACAAACTGGATTTGGAAGAACAGGAAAACTTTTTGCATTTGAACATTATGGAATTATTCCCGATATATTGATAATGGGAAAAGCTATGGGTGGAGGTATGCCAATTAGTGGATTCGTGTCATCTAATAAAATTATGAAAACTTTTTGTAATACTATTCCACTGGGACATTTAACTACATTTGGAGGAAATGCTATTTCTGCTTCTGCATCTCTATGTACTTTAAATCAACTTGTAAATTCTGATTTAATTAAAAAAGTTTCAATGAAAGAAAAATTAATTAGAAAACACTTAATTCATGAAAAAATTAAAAATATTAATGGAAAAGGGTTACTTTTATCTATTGAATTGAAAAATTCAAATTATGTTAGAAAAATATTGGAATATTGTTTAAAAAATGGATTAATTTTATTTCCTTTTTTATTAAATAAAAATTCATTACGGATTTCTCCTCCATTAACCATTACAGAAAAAGAAATTTTAAAAGGATGTTCTATAATTATAGATAGTCTAAATAAAGTCAAAATAAATAATTGA
- the truA gene encoding tRNA pseudouridine(38-40) synthase TruA: MRFFIELIYNGKNFHGWQIQKKVKTVEGTIEYCLSKLLKKPINIIGAGRTDAGVHAKQMFAHFDYENQIHSDFLYKLNIFLPNSIRVNNIFQVKNYVHARFDAISRTYKYFFTYKKNPFYHDVCLHYFYSLDHKKMNKASKILMDYKDFSFFCKKNSSNKNNICHIYQSYWSFKKNIFYFTIEANRFLRSMVRFIIGSLLDVGRKKIDIDEFIKIMQFKKINYDYSKSIVPPYGLFLTKILYPEDIFYEEKIEE, encoded by the coding sequence TTGAGGTTTTTTATAGAATTAATTTATAATGGAAAAAATTTTCATGGATGGCAGATCCAAAAGAAAGTAAAAACCGTAGAAGGGACAATAGAATATTGTTTATCAAAATTATTAAAAAAACCTATAAATATAATAGGAGCTGGAAGGACAGATGCAGGAGTACATGCTAAACAAATGTTTGCACATTTTGATTACGAAAATCAAATTCATAGTGATTTTTTGTATAAATTAAATATATTCTTACCTAATTCTATTAGAGTAAATAATATTTTTCAAGTTAAAAATTATGTTCATGCTAGATTTGATGCTATAAGTAGAACTTATAAATATTTTTTTACATATAAAAAAAATCCATTTTATCATGATGTATGTTTGCATTATTTTTATTCATTAGATCATAAAAAGATGAATAAAGCTTCTAAAATTTTAATGGATTACAAAGACTTTAGTTTTTTTTGTAAAAAAAACTCTAGTAATAAAAATAACATATGTCATATATATCAATCTTATTGGTCATTTAAAAAAAATATTTTTTATTTTACTATTGAAGCTAATAGGTTTTTGAGATCTATGGTTAGATTTATAATTGGATCTCTTTTAGATGTAGGAAGAAAGAAAATTGATATCGATGAGTTTATTAAAATCATGCAATTTAAAAAAATAAACTACGATTATTCTAAGTCTATAGTTCCTCCATATGGCTTATTTCTTACTAAAATTCTTTACCCAGAAGACATTTTTTATGAAGAAAAAATTGAAGAATAA
- a CDS encoding ABC transporter ATP-binding protein has translation MKKKLKNKRSSLKELIKISLNYKFILISTIFTSILISFISAYRPKLVQKAIDSYILYKDFLGLKNIIILIIFLLFLESVFHFVLLYLSNILAQNVIEKIRILLFDKFLYFSSSFFNKTPIGKLISHSISDIETITVIFNDGILLVSGDILRIIMIIIMMYTVHKKLCFIVSLTIPFMYFITRFFQKTLKKTFHEERMYSSRLNSFLQENIIGMSIIQLFHKEKEEYLKFKSINYSLMKAHFKTIFYFSIFFPIVELVSAFTISIVIFYGGIYAIGKDNIQPGKIIAFIFFIYLLFRPMRQIADRFNIIQRGIAGIERIFSILNSEEIISNNGKLYLKKLKGHIIFNNVSFSYMNNDKMVLNKISFEIKPGEKVAIVGATGSGKSTITHLISRLYEIKEGKILIDGRLIQDIELKNLRYHIRVVSQDTFLFNDSIMNNITLGDSSIGIEKVKNMAKKIGIHNFINSLPNGYQYIVKERGGILSLGEKQLISFLRVQMHPYSILILDEATASLNKELEKIIYKATEILTRKKTSIIITHRLSTLKNADKIFAIYKGYIIENGTHDQLINLNGYYASLYKESFKIIKRNNSF, from the coding sequence ATGAAGAAAAAATTGAAGAATAAAAGATCTTCCTTAAAGGAACTTATTAAAATTAGTTTAAATTATAAATTTATTTTAATATCAACAATCTTTACTTCTATATTAATATCTTTTATTTCCGCTTATCGTCCAAAATTAGTTCAAAAAGCTATAGATTCTTATATTTTATATAAAGATTTCCTTGGATTAAAAAATATAATAATATTAATAATATTTCTTCTTTTTTTAGAAAGTGTATTTCATTTTGTTTTATTATACTTATCTAATATTTTAGCACAAAATGTAATTGAAAAAATTAGAATTTTGTTATTCGATAAATTCCTATATTTTAGTAGTTCTTTTTTTAATAAAACTCCTATAGGAAAATTAATTTCTCATTCTATTTCTGATATAGAAACCATAACTGTAATATTTAATGATGGAATATTACTTGTTTCAGGAGATATTTTAAGAATTATAATGATCATAATTATGATGTATACAGTACATAAAAAATTATGTTTTATTGTTTCTTTAACAATTCCTTTTATGTATTTTATTACTCGTTTTTTTCAAAAAACATTAAAAAAAACATTTCATGAAGAAAGAATGTATTCATCTCGTTTAAATAGTTTCCTTCAAGAGAATATTATAGGTATGTCTATTATACAACTTTTTCATAAAGAAAAAGAAGAATATTTAAAATTTAAATCTATTAATTATAGCTTAATGAAAGCTCATTTTAAAACCATTTTTTATTTTTCTATTTTTTTTCCAATAGTAGAATTAGTATCTGCTTTTACAATAAGCATTGTCATATTTTATGGTGGAATTTACGCTATTGGTAAAGATAATATTCAACCAGGTAAAATTATTGCTTTTATTTTTTTTATATATCTTCTTTTTCGTCCAATGCGACAAATTGCAGACCGGTTTAACATTATACAAAGAGGTATAGCTGGAATAGAAAGGATATTTTCTATATTGAATTCTGAGGAAATAATTTCTAATAATGGAAAATTATACTTAAAAAAATTAAAAGGACATATTATATTTAATAATGTTAGCTTTTCATATATGAATAATGATAAAATGGTTTTAAATAAAATTTCTTTTGAAATAAAACCAGGAGAAAAAGTAGCTATAGTAGGAGCTACTGGTTCTGGAAAATCTACAATTACACATTTAATTTCTAGGTTATATGAAATAAAAGAAGGAAAAATATTGATTGATGGACGTTTAATACAAGATATTGAATTGAAAAACTTAAGATATCATATAAGAGTAGTATCACAAGATACATTTTTATTTAATGATTCTATCATGAATAACATTACTTTAGGTGACTCATCTATTGGTATTGAAAAAGTAAAAAATATGGCAAAAAAAATAGGAATACATAATTTTATAAATTCATTACCTAACGGATATCAATATATAGTTAAAGAAAGAGGTGGGATTCTCTCCCTCGGAGAAAAACAATTAATTTCTTTTTTAAGAGTTCAAATGCATCCTTATTCAATTTTAATATTAGATGAAGCTACTGCTTCACTTAATAAGGAGTTAGAAAAAATAATATATAAAGCAACAGAGATTTTAACTAGGAAAAAAACTTCTATAATTATAACTCATAGGCTTTCTACATTAAAAAATGCAGATAAAATATTTGCAATATATAAAGGATATATTATCGAGAATGGAACTCATGATCAATTAATTAACTTAAATGGCTATTACGCAAGTTTATACAAAGAATCTTTTAAAATTATTAAGAGGAACAATTCATTCTAA
- a CDS encoding peptidylprolyl isomerase, with amino-acid sequence MINSFIKKYTIIFFISFFAFSYSNSTNIVKVGKEKLEKIGEIPVIIGNDIIFSKEIIKNCKLNILNEIFIKRLMLYYARKDPYLKIDDKELKLQYQTLFSEFIKKNRNINLSQEDEDLVDMIKNDQYIRSFYKKKTDDIEVSPKEVRDFFNKNKKGKFFIPKKLCISCIIFSPRFSNIKKRKIINFLHNIKNNYNKYNKINYFNIGNLPLNEIFIKKLKISFLPEEFKNVINNLKKGEISDPFETELGFHLIKLENKIGDEIDIKHILVRYKYDKNMLYNTKLFANLIRKRLLNGKISKNKIQNTSILENICVYENDLSKNMKKACRFLKKGKISYPYEDTIDGKKIFFIIKLLDEIPSRPISIDKDYIILENLVKEIKKKEKIKNWLKGVLDKTYIRMNCSS; translated from the coding sequence ATGATAAATAGTTTTATAAAAAAATATACTATAATTTTTTTTATTAGTTTTTTTGCATTTTCTTACTCTAATTCCACTAATATCGTAAAAGTAGGAAAAGAAAAATTGGAAAAAATAGGAGAAATACCAGTTATAATAGGAAATGATATTATTTTTTCCAAGGAAATTATAAAGAATTGCAAATTGAATATTTTAAATGAAATTTTCATTAAAAGATTAATGTTATATTATGCAAGAAAAGATCCATATCTAAAAATAGATGATAAAGAATTAAAATTACAGTATCAAACATTATTTTCTGAATTTATAAAAAAAAACAGAAATATAAATTTATCTCAAGAAGATGAAGATTTAGTTGATATGATTAAAAATGATCAATACATAAGAAGTTTTTATAAAAAAAAAACAGATGATATTGAAGTAAGTCCTAAAGAAGTAAGAGATTTTTTTAACAAAAATAAAAAGGGAAAATTTTTTATTCCAAAGAAATTATGTATTTCTTGCATAATTTTTTCTCCAAGGTTTAGTAATATAAAAAAGAGAAAAATTATAAATTTTCTACATAATATTAAAAATAATTATAATAAATATAATAAAATAAACTATTTTAATATTGGAAATTTACCTTTAAATGAAATATTCATAAAAAAATTAAAAATAAGTTTTCTTCCAGAAGAATTTAAAAATGTTATTAATAATTTAAAAAAAGGAGAAATATCTGATCCTTTTGAAACAGAATTAGGATTTCATTTGATAAAATTAGAAAATAAGATAGGAGATGAAATAGATATAAAACATATTTTAGTGAGATATAAATATGATAAAAATATGCTATACAATACTAAATTATTTGCAAATCTAATCAGAAAACGTCTTCTTAATGGAAAAATATCTAAAAATAAGATACAAAACACTTCTATATTGGAAAATATATGCGTATATGAAAATGATTTATCAAAAAATATGAAAAAAGCATGTCGTTTTTTAAAAAAAGGTAAAATATCATATCCTTATGAAGACACTATAGATGGGAAAAAAATATTTTTTATTATTAAATTATTAGATGAAATACCATCTCGTCCTATATCTATAGATAAAGATTATATAATATTAGAAAATCTTGTAAAAGAAATTAAGAAAAAAGAAAAAATAAAAAATTGGTTAAAAGGAGTATTAGATAAAACTTATATTAGAATGAATTGTTCCTCTTAA
- the lptB gene encoding LPS export ABC transporter ATP-binding protein — translation MKNLNLIIKNIYKKYKKKYVVENVSFQLSQGEIIGLIGPNGAGKTTCFYMIVGVIKPTKGRIFLNEQDITDYPMHLRSRNGIGYLSQEPSIFRKLSVEDNILCILEMQDKHSKKNKKEIAEKLIKELGLQNVRKNRGDLLSGGERRRTEIARCLAINPKFILLDEPFSGIDPITAEDLQKIIHSLKKKNIGILITDHNVQDIFMITNHVYLMFNGKLLKHGTTSEIMEDSVVKKIYLGNRFINKNVNESSF, via the coding sequence ATGAAAAACCTAAATTTAATAATTAAAAATATATACAAAAAATATAAAAAAAAATATGTTGTTGAAAATGTTTCTTTTCAATTATCTCAAGGAGAAATTATAGGATTAATCGGGCCTAATGGAGCAGGAAAAACAACATGTTTCTACATGATAGTAGGAGTAATTAAACCTACTAAAGGTAGAATTTTTCTTAATGAACAAGATATTACAGATTATCCAATGCATTTACGTTCTAGAAATGGAATAGGTTATTTATCTCAAGAACCATCTATTTTCAGAAAACTATCTGTAGAAGATAATATCTTATGTATATTAGAAATGCAAGATAAACATTCTAAAAAAAATAAAAAAGAAATAGCAGAAAAATTAATTAAAGAATTAGGATTACAAAATGTACGTAAAAATAGAGGAGATCTTCTATCAGGTGGAGAAAGAAGAAGAACTGAAATTGCTAGATGTTTAGCAATAAATCCTAAGTTTATTCTTTTAGACGAACCTTTTTCAGGAATAGATCCTATAACTGCAGAGGATTTGCAAAAAATTATTCATTCTCTTAAAAAAAAGAATATAGGTATTTTAATTACGGATCATAATGTCCAAGATATTTTTATGATAACTAATCATGTTTATTTAATGTTTAATGGAAAATTGCTTAAACATGGAACTACTTCAGAAATAATGGAAGATTCTGTAGTAAAAAAGATTTATTTAGGAAATCGTTTTATTAATAAAAATGTAAATGAATCATCGTTTTAA
- a CDS encoding thiamine diphosphokinase, whose translation MNHRFKGPKVGLFLNGEPPSLSYEETFFYEKIFSVDGAFYYLTKSGISIDYIIGDFDSISKKDITLEKTIFTYNQKYTDFDKALNIIYRKGYLNIDVWGGSGREQDHFLGNLSTALKYKKKLSIIFHDKYHSYFFSDRKTVFYQKKNKKISLFPFPLTKDLKTKGLKYKVNKDYFKIGKKIGIRNKTCNKKIEISYSEGELLIFVER comes from the coding sequence ATGAATCATCGTTTTAAAGGACCTAAAGTAGGATTATTTCTTAATGGAGAACCCCCTTCTCTTTCTTATGAAGAAACTTTTTTTTATGAAAAAATATTTTCTGTTGATGGAGCTTTTTATTATTTAACTAAATCAGGTATTTCTATTGATTATATAATTGGAGATTTTGATTCAATATCAAAAAAAGATATTACATTAGAAAAAACTATTTTCACTTATAACCAAAAATATACAGATTTTGATAAAGCTTTAAATATTATTTATAGAAAAGGATACCTTAACATAGATGTTTGGGGTGGTAGTGGAAGAGAACAAGATCATTTTTTGGGAAATTTATCTACGGCTCTGAAATATAAAAAAAAATTATCTATCATCTTCCATGATAAATACCATTCTTATTTTTTTTCTGATAGAAAAACTGTTTTCTATCAGAAAAAAAATAAGAAAATTTCTCTTTTTCCATTTCCTTTAACAAAAGATTTAAAAACTAAAGGATTAAAATATAAAGTAAATAAAGATTATTTTAAAATAGGTAAAAAAATAGGAATAAGAAACAAAACTTGTAATAAGAAAATAGAAATATCTTACTCGGAAGGTGAATTATTGATCTTTGTAGAAAGATAA
- the mdh gene encoding malate dehydrogenase yields the protein MKITIIGSGNVGASCASFLAQKNIVNKIILLDIKENISEGKSLDISQMLSLMESRTELVGVTNDYSKSKNSEIIVITSGITRKPGMSRDDLVNINANIIREVTEKSIFFSPEAKFIIVSNPLDVMAYVSYITARIDPSRVIGMAGVLDTARYRYFLSKKLKLSCHDIQSLLLGGHGDTMVPLYRYTSVSGIPIKEFLSEEDNNIIIEKTKKGGEEIVNLLGTSAWIAPGASIVKMIESIIKNENRIFPCSALLKGEYGIEDIYLGVPVVLGKSGIEKIIELKLNNEEMNLLKRSAFHVKNMIKKVKDL from the coding sequence ATGAAAATAACTATTATTGGGTCAGGGAATGTAGGAGCTTCTTGTGCTAGTTTTTTAGCTCAGAAAAACATAGTAAATAAAATTATTTTATTAGATATTAAGGAAAATATTTCAGAAGGAAAAAGTTTAGATATATCTCAAATGTTATCTTTAATGGAATCAAGAACTGAATTAGTTGGTGTTACTAATGATTATTCTAAGTCAAAAAATTCTGAAATAATAGTAATAACTTCTGGTATTACTAGAAAACCTGGGATGAGTCGTGATGATTTGGTTAATATCAATGCTAACATAATAAGAGAGGTTACAGAAAAATCTATTTTTTTTTCACCAGAAGCTAAATTTATTATTGTTTCTAATCCCCTAGACGTTATGGCTTATGTTAGTTATATCACAGCAAGGATAGATCCTTCTCGTGTTATAGGAATGGCTGGGGTTCTTGATACTGCAAGATATAGATATTTTTTATCAAAAAAATTAAAATTATCATGTCATGACATACAATCCTTATTATTAGGAGGGCATGGGGATACTATGGTTCCCTTATACAGGTATACTTCTGTATCCGGAATTCCAATAAAAGAATTTTTATCCGAAGAAGATAATAATATTATTATTGAAAAAACAAAAAAAGGAGGAGAAGAAATAGTAAATTTACTAGGAACATCAGCTTGGATAGCACCAGGAGCATCTATTGTAAAAATGATAGAATCTATTATAAAAAATGAAAATCGTATTTTTCCATGTTCCGCATTATTAAAAGGAGAATATGGAATAGAAGATATCTATTTAGGGGTACCTGTTGTATTAGGAAAGTCTGGAATTGAAAAAATTATAGAATTAAAATTAAATAATGAAGAAATGAATCTTTTAAAAAGATCAGCTTTTCATGTAAAAAATATGATAAAAAAAGTAAAAGATTTATAG